In one Pseudomonas tensinigenes genomic region, the following are encoded:
- the flhA gene encoding flagellar biosynthesis protein FlhA yields the protein MDRSQLFNTARSNVADLSRGNLGVPLLLLVMLAMMMLPIPPFLLDVFFTFNIALSIVVLLVCVYALRPLDFAVFPTILLVATLLRLALNVASTRVVMLHGQDGHAAAGKVIQAFGEVVIGGNYVVGIVVFAILMIINFVVVTKGAGRISEVSARFTLDAMPGKQMAIDADLNAGLIDQNQAKARRQEVAQEAEFYGSMDGASKFVRGDAIAGLLILFINLIGGMAVGIFQHNMSFADAGKVYALLTIGDGLVAQLPSLLLSTAAAIMVTRASGSEDMGKQINRQMFASPKALAVAAGMMAVMGLVPGMPHFSFLTMAALAAGGAYLFWKKQNVAKVVALEEVKRQQELLPSPARAMETKELGWDDVTPIDMIGLEVGYRLIPLVDRNQGGQLLARIKGVRKKLSQDLGFLMPTVHIRDNLDLAPSAYRLTLMGVILAEAEIYPDRELAINPGQVYGTLNGINAKDPAFGLEAVWIEISQRAQAQSLGYTVVDASTVVATHLNQILYKHSSELIGHEEVQQLMQLLAKSSPKLAEELVPGVVTLSQLLKVLQALLAEHVPVRDIRSIAEAIANNAAKSQDTAALVAAVRVGVSRAIVQSIVGTESELPVITLEPRLEQILLNSLQKAGQGSEEGVLLEPSMAEKLQRSLIEAAQRQEMQGQPVILLVAGPIRAMLSRFGRLAVPGLHVLAYQEIPDNKQVTIVATVGPNG from the coding sequence GTGGATCGCTCTCAGTTATTCAACACAGCTCGCTCGAATGTTGCCGACCTCAGTCGAGGCAATCTGGGCGTGCCGTTGTTGCTGCTGGTCATGTTGGCAATGATGATGTTGCCGATTCCGCCGTTCCTGCTCGACGTGTTTTTCACCTTCAACATCGCGCTGTCGATCGTCGTCCTGCTGGTCTGCGTGTATGCGCTGCGGCCGCTGGATTTCGCCGTGTTCCCGACGATTCTGCTGGTCGCGACCTTGCTGCGGCTGGCGTTGAACGTGGCCTCGACGCGGGTGGTCATGCTCCACGGTCAGGACGGCCACGCCGCTGCCGGTAAGGTGATTCAGGCCTTCGGTGAGGTGGTGATCGGCGGTAACTACGTGGTGGGTATCGTGGTCTTCGCGATTTTGATGATCATCAACTTCGTCGTGGTGACCAAGGGTGCCGGGCGGATTTCCGAGGTGAGCGCGCGTTTCACCCTCGATGCGATGCCCGGCAAACAAATGGCGATCGACGCCGACCTCAACGCCGGTCTGATTGACCAGAACCAGGCCAAGGCGCGCCGTCAGGAAGTCGCCCAAGAGGCCGAGTTCTATGGTTCGATGGACGGTGCCAGCAAGTTCGTCCGTGGTGACGCCATCGCCGGCCTGCTGATTCTGTTCATCAACCTCATCGGCGGTATGGCCGTCGGTATCTTCCAGCACAACATGAGCTTCGCCGACGCCGGCAAGGTTTACGCCTTGCTGACCATCGGTGACGGTTTAGTGGCGCAATTGCCATCACTGTTGTTATCTACAGCCGCGGCGATCATGGTGACCCGTGCTTCCGGTTCGGAAGACATGGGCAAGCAGATCAATCGCCAGATGTTCGCCTCGCCGAAAGCGCTGGCGGTGGCGGCCGGGATGATGGCGGTCATGGGCCTGGTGCCGGGTATGCCGCACTTCTCGTTCCTGACCATGGCCGCGCTGGCCGCTGGTGGCGCGTACCTGTTCTGGAAGAAGCAGAACGTGGCCAAGGTCGTGGCGCTGGAAGAGGTCAAGCGTCAGCAGGAGCTGCTGCCGTCGCCGGCCCGTGCCATGGAAACCAAGGAGCTGGGCTGGGATGACGTGACGCCGATCGACATGATCGGCCTGGAAGTCGGCTATCGCCTGATCCCGCTGGTGGACCGCAATCAGGGCGGGCAATTGCTGGCGCGGATCAAGGGCGTGCGCAAGAAACTCTCGCAGGATCTGGGCTTCCTGATGCCCACTGTGCATATTCGTGACAACCTCGATCTGGCGCCCAGCGCCTATCGCCTGACCCTGATGGGGGTGATCCTCGCCGAGGCCGAGATCTACCCGGATCGCGAGCTGGCGATCAACCCGGGCCAGGTCTACGGCACGCTCAACGGTATCAACGCCAAAGATCCGGCTTTCGGCCTGGAGGCGGTGTGGATCGAAATCAGCCAGCGGGCCCAGGCACAATCGCTCGGTTACACCGTGGTCGACGCCAGCACCGTGGTCGCCACGCACTTGAACCAGATTCTGTACAAGCACTCCAGTGAGCTGATCGGCCACGAAGAAGTGCAGCAACTCATGCAATTGCTGGCCAAAAGCTCGCCGAAACTGGCTGAAGAGCTGGTGCCGGGCGTGGTCACGTTGTCGCAGTTGCTCAAAGTGCTGCAGGCGCTGTTGGCTGAACACGTACCGGTGCGCGATATCCGCAGCATTGCCGAAGCCATCGCCAACAACGCCGCGAAGAGTCAAGATACCGCCGCGTTGGTCGCCGCTGTACGGGTCGGCGTATCCCGCGCCATCGTCCAAAGCATTGTAGGCACTGAGTCGGAGCTGCCTGTGATCACCTTGGAACCAAGGTTGGAACAAATATTGCTCAATAGTCTGCAGAAGGCAGGACAAGGCTCGGAAGAGGGCGTTCTGCTGGAGCCAAGCATGGCCGAGAAGCTGCAGCGTTCGCTCATCGAAGCGGCGCAGCGTCAGGAAATGCAAGGTCAGCCGGTGATCCTTTTGGTCGCTGGCCCGATCCGCGCGATGCTCTCGCGCTTTGGCCGCCTCGCAGTCCCTGGATTGCATGTGCTGGCCTACCAGGAAATACCGGACAACAAGCAAGTGACCATCGTTGCGACAGTAGGGCCCAACGGCTGA
- the flhF gene encoding flagellar biosynthesis protein FlhF gives MQVKRFFAADMRQAMKLVRDELGADAAIIGNRRIAGGVELTAALDYKLSALAPRVPNMELEDELRKTQSRIVTAQAELSLRGEADGNSNRQIFAGLPLTAGLPLTAAEPLSEPTYAAPARPAPAPAQSSGGVDPRALDSMRFELNSLRELMEVQLGTLAWNQLQGSRPAQANLYRRLQRIGLSGPLSRDLLAMITDIEEPRQAWRMLLAHLARMIAVPEVEPLEEGGVIAMVGPAGMGKTTTLAKLAARYVLKYGAQNVALVSMDSFRIGAQEQLKTLGRILNVPVTHVDPGQSLVQALDPLLRKRVVLIDTAGLQASDPALRMQLESLAGRGIRSKNYLVLATTSQKQVLTAAYHSYKRCGLAGCILTKLDETASLGEVLSLAISHELPVAYLTDGPRIPDDLHLPRRHQLVSRAVSVQMQEEPSEEAMADMFADIYHSPTKQVG, from the coding sequence ATGCAAGTTAAGCGTTTCTTTGCCGCCGATATGCGTCAGGCCATGAAGCTGGTTCGTGATGAGCTGGGCGCTGATGCCGCCATCATTGGTAACCGCCGCATTGCCGGCGGTGTCGAGCTGACGGCGGCACTGGATTACAAATTGTCGGCGCTGGCGCCACGGGTTCCGAACATGGAACTCGAAGACGAGCTGCGCAAGACCCAGTCGCGCATCGTCACTGCCCAGGCCGAGTTGAGCCTGCGTGGCGAAGCCGATGGCAATAGCAACCGCCAGATCTTCGCCGGCCTGCCGTTGACCGCTGGCCTGCCGCTGACTGCCGCTGAACCGCTGAGCGAGCCGACTTACGCCGCCCCGGCGCGTCCGGCCCCGGCGCCTGCGCAGTCCTCCGGCGGTGTTGATCCGCGCGCACTGGATTCGATGCGTTTTGAATTGAACAGCCTGCGCGAGCTGATGGAAGTTCAGCTCGGCACTCTGGCCTGGAATCAGCTGCAAGGCAGCCGTCCGGCGCAAGCCAACCTGTATCGCCGTCTGCAACGTATCGGTCTGTCCGGCCCGTTGTCGCGCGATCTGCTGGCGATGATCACTGATATCGAAGAACCGCGTCAGGCCTGGCGCATGCTGCTTGCGCATCTGGCGCGGATGATTGCCGTGCCGGAAGTCGAGCCGCTGGAAGAGGGCGGTGTGATTGCCATGGTCGGCCCGGCCGGCATGGGCAAGACCACTACACTCGCCAAGCTTGCCGCGCGTTATGTGCTGAAATACGGCGCGCAGAATGTCGCGCTGGTGAGCATGGACAGTTTCCGCATCGGCGCTCAGGAACAACTGAAGACGCTGGGCCGCATTCTCAATGTGCCGGTGACTCACGTCGATCCGGGCCAATCGCTGGTGCAGGCACTGGATCCACTGCTGCGCAAACGCGTGGTATTGATCGATACTGCCGGCCTGCAAGCCAGTGATCCGGCGCTGCGCATGCAGCTGGAAAGTCTGGCCGGACGTGGCATTCGTTCAAAAAATTATCTGGTCTTGGCAACCACCAGCCAGAAACAGGTTCTAACCGCCGCTTATCACAGTTACAAGCGTTGCGGGCTAGCCGGGTGCATCCTGACTAAACTGGATGAAACGGCCAGCCTTGGCGAAGTGTTGAGCCTGGCGATCAGTCATGAATTGCCGGTCGCGTACCTGACCGATGGCCCACGGATTCCGGATGATTTGCATCTGCCGCGCCGTCATCAACTGGTCAGCCGCGCCGTCAGCGTGCAAATGCAGGAAGAACCCAGCGAAGAAGCCATGGCTGACATGTTCGCTGATATCTATCACAGCCCGACCAAGCAGGTAGGCTGA
- the fleN gene encoding flagellar synthesis regulator FleN translates to MGSMHPVQVIAVTGGKGGVGKTNVSVNLSLALAELGRRVMLLDADLGLANVDVLLGLTPKRTLADVIEGRCELRDVLLQGPGGIRIVPAASGTQSMVHLSPAQHAGLIQAFSDIGDNLDVLVIDTAAGIGDSVVSFVRAAQEVLLVVCDEPTSITDAYALIKLLNRDYGMNRFRVLANMAQSPQEGRNLFAKLTKVTDRFLDVALQYVGAVPYDESVRKAVQKQRAVYEAFPRSKCALAFKAIAQKVDTWPLPANPRGHLEFFVERLVQQTAGPVL, encoded by the coding sequence ATGGGCAGCATGCATCCCGTACAGGTGATCGCGGTGACCGGCGGCAAAGGTGGCGTCGGCAAGACTAACGTGTCAGTGAACTTGTCGCTGGCGCTGGCAGAGCTTGGCCGTCGGGTCATGCTGCTGGACGCCGACCTCGGTCTGGCGAACGTTGACGTATTGTTGGGGCTGACCCCTAAACGCACGCTGGCCGACGTCATCGAAGGCCGTTGCGAGTTGCGCGACGTGCTGTTGCAAGGCCCCGGTGGCATCCGCATCGTCCCGGCCGCGTCCGGCACGCAGAGCATGGTGCACCTGAGCCCGGCGCAACACGCCGGTCTGATTCAGGCGTTCAGCGACATCGGCGACAATCTCGACGTATTGGTGATCGACACCGCTGCGGGTATTGGTGACTCGGTAGTCAGTTTTGTACGCGCCGCGCAGGAAGTGTTGCTGGTGGTCTGCGACGAGCCGACGTCCATTACCGACGCCTACGCGCTGATCAAACTGCTCAACCGCGATTACGGCATGAACCGCTTCCGCGTCCTCGCCAACATGGCGCAGAGCCCGCAGGAAGGGCGCAACCTGTTTGCCAAGTTGACCAAGGTCACGGATCGCTTCCTTGACGTCGCTCTACAATACGTCGGCGCCGTGCCTTACGACGAAAGCGTGCGTAAAGCGGTGCAGAAGCAGCGTGCGGTGTACGAAGCCTTTCCGCGTTCCAAGTGCGCACTGGCGTTCAAGGCGATCGCGCAGAAGGTCGACACCTGGCCGCTGCCCGCCAACCCGCGTGGCCACCTTGAGTTTTTCGTCGAGCGCCTCGTGCAGCAAACGGCAGGGCCCGTGCTATGA
- the fliA gene encoding RNA polymerase sigma factor FliA, whose amino-acid sequence MTASGMNYYKKSARDAQYELIERYAPLVKRIAYHLLARLPASVQVEDLIQAGMIGLLEVSTKYDASKGASFETYAGIRIRGAMLDEVRKGDWAPRSVHRNTRMVSDAIRSIEAKTGRDAKDHEVAAELQLSLDDYYGILNDTLGSRLFSFDDLLQDGEHEGLHEDGASAHMEPSRDLEDERFQAALADAIANLPERERLVLALYYDEELNLKEIGEVLGVSESRVSQLHSQCAARLRGRLGEWRAR is encoded by the coding sequence ATGACAGCAAGCGGTATGAACTACTACAAGAAGTCAGCACGTGACGCGCAGTACGAGTTGATCGAGCGTTACGCGCCACTGGTCAAACGCATTGCCTATCACTTGCTGGCACGCTTGCCGGCGAGTGTGCAGGTCGAAGACCTGATCCAGGCCGGGATGATCGGCCTGCTCGAAGTCTCGACCAAATATGACGCCAGCAAAGGCGCCAGTTTCGAAACGTACGCGGGCATACGAATCCGCGGCGCGATGCTCGACGAAGTGCGCAAAGGGGACTGGGCGCCACGCTCGGTTCACCGCAATACCCGGATGGTCAGCGACGCAATTCGCTCAATTGAAGCTAAAACCGGCCGTGATGCTAAAGATCACGAGGTTGCGGCCGAACTCCAATTGAGTCTCGACGATTACTACGGGATTTTGAATGACACCTTGGGCAGTCGCCTGTTCAGTTTCGACGACCTGTTGCAGGACGGCGAACACGAAGGGCTGCACGAGGATGGCGCGAGTGCTCATATGGAGCCGTCACGCGATCTGGAAGATGAACGCTTCCAGGCGGCGCTGGCGGACGCGATTGCCAATTTGCCGGAGCGTGAGCGACTGGTGTTGGCGCTGTACTACGACGAAGAGCTGAACCTCAAGGAGATCGGTGAAGTCCTTGGCGTCAGTGAATCGCGGGTCAGCCAGTTACACAGCCAGTGCGCGGCCCGTTTGCGGGGGCGTTTGGGGGAGTGGCGAGCGCGCTGA
- a CDS encoding chemotaxis response regulator CheY, with translation MKILIVDDFSTMRRIIKNLLRDLGFTNTVEADDGVTAIPVLNSGSIDFLVTDWNMPGMTGIDLLRHVRADEKLKHLPVLMVTAEAKREQIIEAAQAGVNGYVVKPFTAQALKDKIEKIFERIG, from the coding sequence ATGAAAATCCTCATCGTTGATGACTTCTCAACGATGCGGCGGATCATCAAGAACCTGCTGCGTGATCTTGGGTTCACCAACACCGTCGAGGCTGACGATGGCGTGACTGCCATTCCAGTGCTCAACAGCGGAAGCATCGACTTTCTGGTAACGGACTGGAACATGCCGGGCATGACCGGTATCGACCTGCTGCGCCACGTGCGTGCCGATGAAAAACTCAAGCACCTGCCAGTGCTGATGGTGACTGCAGAAGCCAAGCGCGAGCAGATCATCGAGGCCGCTCAGGCCGGTGTAAACGGCTACGTAGTCAAACCTTTCACGGCTCAGGCGTTGAAAGACAAAATCGAGAAGATTTTCGAACGCATCGGCTGA
- a CDS encoding protein phosphatase CheZ, with protein MEHNESSQGDFESTLKKHAVELVESLEKGRFGDAVQLIHELNQTRDRGLYQEVGKLTRELHSAIVNFQIDPNMPQAEEVSQITDATERLGYVVKLTEAAANRTMDLVESATPVVNSLADEAQTLSADWGRFMRREVGAEEFRELARRVDGFLSRSSTDNRAVSSNLNDILLAQDYQDLTGQVIKRVTQLVTEVESNLLKLVLMASQVDRFAGIEHDRAAMLAEKDPQKHLSQGEGPQIHADKREDVVSGQDDVDDLLSSLGF; from the coding sequence ATGGAGCATAACGAATCTTCACAGGGCGATTTCGAGTCGACCCTGAAAAAACACGCGGTCGAACTGGTCGAAAGCCTTGAAAAAGGCAGGTTCGGCGACGCTGTGCAACTGATCCATGAGCTCAATCAGACCCGTGACCGTGGCCTGTATCAGGAAGTGGGCAAGCTCACACGTGAACTGCACAGTGCGATCGTCAACTTCCAGATCGACCCGAACATGCCGCAGGCCGAGGAAGTGTCGCAAATCACCGACGCCACCGAACGCCTGGGCTATGTGGTCAAGCTGACGGAAGCCGCGGCCAACCGCACCATGGATCTGGTGGAAAGCGCCACGCCGGTGGTCAACAGTCTGGCTGATGAAGCGCAGACCTTGAGTGCCGATTGGGGTCGCTTCATGCGTCGCGAGGTCGGGGCTGAAGAGTTCCGTGAACTGGCGCGCCGGGTCGACGGTTTTCTGTCACGCAGCAGCACGGACAACCGTGCGGTGTCGAGCAATCTCAACGACATCCTGCTGGCCCAGGATTACCAGGACCTCACCGGTCAGGTGATCAAGCGTGTGACTCAACTGGTCACCGAAGTCGAAAGCAATTTGCTCAAACTCGTGCTCATGGCCAGTCAGGTCGACCGCTTTGCGGGCATCGAACATGACCGCGCCGCGATGCTTGCAGAAAAAGATCCACAAAAACATCTCTCGCAGGGTGAAGGTCCGCAGATTCATGCCGATAAACGAGAAGACGTTGTGTCCGGTCAGGACGATGTGGACGATTTGTTATCCAGCCTCGGGTTCTAG